The Deltaproteobacteria bacterium genome segment GAGTTCCTTCTCGTTGAGGAAGAGGAGGGAGTAGGCCCCTTTTACTTCTTTTAAGGCGGCGATGACGCGCTCCACAGTGGAACCGATATGGGCATGGGAGAATAGGTGGACGATCACCTCTGTATCCATGGTAGATTGAAAGATGGCCCCTTCCCCTTCCAATTCCTCACGCAGGGCTGTGGCGTTGATCAGGTTGCCGTTGTGGGCGATGGCTATTCCCCCTTTGGAATATTCGAAGACGAAGGGTTGGGCATTTTTCAGGTGGCTTCTCCCTGCCGTGGAGTAGCGGACATGCCCGATGGCGCTACGGCCAGGTAACCTTTTAAGTACCTCCTTGTCAAAGACCTCCGAGACCAGACCCATCTCCTTGTGGGCGTACAGGCCCCTTCCGTCGGAGGTGACGATCCCCGCGCTCTCCTGTCCCCGATGTTGGAGGGCATAGAGTCCTAAATAGGTCAGGTTCGCCGCCTCAGGGTTTCCAAACACCCCGAAGATCCCACACTCCTCCTTCCATGAGATGGCCATATCAACCTCATTAATTATTTAGCAGAACAAGATATCTTTTATCAAAGTGGAGGGGAAAAGTCCAAGGGAAAATGTTTTGCCATAATAATCCACGGTAACGGGGGAAATCAACAATTTCTGTTCAAAAGTGGTTGAAAACCCTTGGGGAAAACTACTTAACACCCATATATTAAAGGATAAATGAAGAGATGCCTATTATATGAGCAGAACAAAAAATCAAATAAAAACAGTAGGTTACATAAAGTTGGTATTTTTAAATAAAGTACTTGAAAGGCGAAATTACTCCTCTTGTTAGTTATGCACAAACTTTAAACATCCTTGTCTGACAAGCCTTTCTCCTGCCCTTAAACAAAAATGGGACAATCTCCCCCCATACTCTTTTAAAAAGGGTATTATCCAACCTCAAAACGGCGGCTTGGGTTCGGTGAGCCTGCTCGGCTGCCCTTTTTTCAATACTTGCCCGCTCATTATCCCTTTTTTTAGGGACAGTTCTAAGATGTTCGTGTTAAAATGAGCTTAAAAAAGAGGAGAGGATGATGGGAACTTTTAAGATCGCCACCTACAATGTGAACTCCGTACGTTCTCGTCTCCACATAATAATACCGTGGCTTCAAAGGAACCGTCCTACGGTCTTCTGCATGCAGGAGACCAAAGTGGAGGACGAAAAATTTCCCGCTAAGGAGTTTAATGATATAGGGTACTATGTGGCCTTCAGGGGGCAAAAGAGGTACAACGGGGTGGCATTGGCATCCCTGGAGAAGCCGCAGGAGATCTCTTTCGGCCTCGATGATGGAGGGCCAGCAGACGGAGATCGCC includes the following:
- a CDS encoding class II glutamine amidotransferase, which translates into the protein MAISWKEECGIFGVFGNPEAANLTYLGLYALQHRGQESAGIVTSDGRGLYAHKEMGLVSEVFDKEVLKRLPGRSAIGHVRYSTAGRSHLKNAQPFVFEYSKGGIAIAHNGNLINATALREELEGEGAIFQSTMDTEVIVHLFSHAHIGSTVERVIAALKEVKGAYSLLFLNEKEL